Proteins encoded by one window of Sorex araneus isolate mSorAra2 chromosome 3, mSorAra2.pri, whole genome shotgun sequence:
- the SNRPB2 gene encoding U2 small nuclear ribonucleoprotein B'', giving the protein MDIRPNHTIYINNMNDKIKKEELKRSLYALFSQFGHVVDIVALKTMKMRGQAFVIFKELGSSTNALRQLQGFPFYGKPMRIQYAKTDSDIISKMRGTFADKEKKKEKKKAKTVEQTAAIANKKPGLGTPNSANTQGNSAQNPQVPDYPPNYILFLNNLPEETNEMMLSMLFNQFPGFKEVRLVPGRHDIAFVEFENDGQAGAARDALQGFKITPSHAMKITYAKK; this is encoded by the exons ATGGATATCAGACCAAATCACACAATTTATATCAATAATatgaatgacaaaattaaaaaagaag AACTAAAGAGATCCCTGTATGCCCTGTTTTCTCAGTTTGGCCATGTGGTAGATATTGTGGCTCTAAAGACCATGAAGATGAGGGGACAAGCTTTTGTTATATTTAAGGAGCTTGGTTCATCCACTAATGCCTTAAGGCAGTTACAAGGATTTCCATTTTATGGTAAACCAATG CGAATCCAGTATGCAAAAACAGATTCTGATATAATATCCAAGATGCGTGGCACATTTgctgacaaagaaaagaaaaaagaaaagaaaaaagccaaaacTGTGGAGCAGACTGCAGCAATTGCAAACAAGAAGCCTGGTCTG GGAACACCAAATTCAGCCAATACCCAAGGAAATTCAGCACAAAATCCTCag GTTCCTGATTACCCTCCAAActatattttattccttaataATTTACCAGAAGAGACTAATGAGATGATGTTATCCATGCTGTTTAATCA ATTCCCTGGTTTTAAAGAAGTACGTTTGGTACCTGGAAGACATGACATTGCTTTTGTTGAATTTGAAAATGATGGTCAGGCTGGAGCTGCCCGGGATGCCTTACAGGGATTTAAGATCACACCATCCCATGCCATGAAGATTACCTATGCCAAGAAATAA